From Bradyrhizobium symbiodeficiens, the proteins below share one genomic window:
- the pdxA gene encoding 4-hydroxythreonine-4-phosphate dehydrogenase PdxA, giving the protein MANRAVKPLPLALTLGEPAGIGPDITIAAWLRRRELNLPAFYLLGDEALIARRARAIGADIRTAAVTPGEAVSAFADALPVVTTGERATAEPGKPDASSAPAALASIRQAVTDVREGRAGAVVTNPIAKSVLYRAGFRHPGHTEFLAELAAEDGRVPQPVMMLWSPRLAVVPVTIHVSIRDALAELTSALIVSTVRIVAAELKSRFGIAQPRIAVSGLNPHAGEDGSLGHEEQTIIAPALKILRSEGIETRGPLPADTMFHEAARSTYDCAICMYHDQALIPIKTVAFEDAVNVTLGLPFIRTSPDHGTAFDIAGTGKANPASLIAALRLASRMAASQS; this is encoded by the coding sequence ATGGCCAACCGCGCAGTCAAACCGCTTCCCCTTGCCCTGACCCTGGGAGAGCCTGCCGGCATCGGCCCCGACATCACGATCGCAGCCTGGCTCCGGCGCCGTGAACTGAACCTGCCCGCCTTCTATCTGCTCGGCGACGAGGCGTTGATCGCGCGGCGCGCCCGAGCGATCGGTGCCGATATCAGGACCGCGGCGGTGACCCCCGGCGAAGCCGTTTCCGCCTTCGCCGATGCCCTCCCCGTGGTCACCACCGGCGAGCGCGCGACCGCCGAGCCCGGCAAGCCCGACGCATCGAGCGCGCCGGCCGCGCTCGCCTCGATCCGGCAGGCGGTCACCGATGTCCGCGAGGGCCGCGCCGGCGCCGTCGTCACCAATCCGATCGCCAAGAGCGTGCTCTATCGCGCCGGCTTCCGTCATCCCGGCCACACCGAATTCCTCGCCGAGCTCGCCGCGGAAGACGGCCGCGTGCCGCAGCCGGTGATGATGCTATGGTCGCCGCGGCTCGCCGTGGTGCCCGTGACCATCCACGTCTCGATCCGCGATGCGCTGGCAGAGCTCACCAGCGCGCTGATCGTCTCGACCGTGCGCATCGTCGCAGCCGAGCTGAAATCGCGCTTCGGCATCGCGCAGCCGCGCATCGCGGTCTCCGGCCTCAATCCGCATGCCGGCGAGGACGGCTCGCTCGGTCACGAGGAGCAGACCATCATCGCTCCCGCGCTCAAGATATTGCGCAGCGAAGGCATCGAGACCAGGGGCCCGCTGCCCGCCGACACCATGTTCCACGAGGCCGCGCGCAGCACCTATGACTGCGCAATCTGCATGTATCACGACCAGGCACTGATCCCGATCAAGACCGTCGCCTTCGAGGACGCCGTCAACGTCACGCTCGGCCTGCCCTTCATCCGCACCTCGCCCGATCACGGCACCGCCTTCGACATCGCCGGCACCGGCAAAGCCAATCCGGCCAGCCTGATCGCGGCCTTGAGGCTGGCCAGCCGCATGGCGGCTTCGCAAAGCTGA
- the lptF gene encoding LPS export ABC transporter permease LptF, whose product MGSIDRYIFRTTLASFALILVSLTGVIWITQALRGIDLMTSQGQTILTFLGITSLVVPALVLIISPIALMIAISHTLNKLATDSEIIVMNAAGLSPIRLFLPFFYATCVVALLVAFIAAYLAPDGMRRIKQWDAEITADVLTNILQPGRFAQLDQNLTIRIRERQPGGVLAGIFIDDRRDPKERVSIVAEHGEVVKNETGSFLVLETGNLQRFEAGKRDPALVAFGRYGFDMSKFSGQGRDVTLGIRERYLWELFSPSENDPVYKQIPGQFRSALHDSLLAPIYPFAFAVLTFAFLGAPRTTRQSRNFSIGGSVVAVFGLRMAGFACSVMAVKSSSPVLVQYAMVFGAIGVGLWMIIGGVVVEPPPGLMEAINRSNARIARLFGRPATA is encoded by the coding sequence ATGGGGTCGATCGATAGGTATATCTTCCGCACGACGCTGGCGTCGTTTGCGCTGATCCTGGTCAGCCTCACCGGCGTGATCTGGATTACGCAGGCGTTGCGCGGCATCGACCTGATGACGAGCCAGGGTCAGACCATCCTCACCTTCCTCGGCATCACCAGCCTCGTCGTGCCGGCGCTGGTCCTGATCATCTCGCCGATCGCGCTGATGATCGCGATCTCGCACACGCTGAACAAGCTCGCGACCGATTCCGAGATCATCGTGATGAATGCCGCCGGCCTGTCGCCGATCCGGCTGTTCCTTCCGTTCTTCTATGCCACCTGCGTGGTGGCGCTGCTGGTGGCCTTCATCGCGGCCTATCTCGCTCCCGACGGCATGCGGCGGATCAAGCAGTGGGATGCCGAGATCACCGCGGACGTGCTCACCAACATCCTGCAGCCCGGGCGCTTCGCCCAGCTCGACCAGAATCTCACGATCCGGATTCGCGAACGCCAGCCCGGCGGCGTCCTTGCCGGCATCTTCATCGACGACCGCCGCGATCCCAAAGAGCGCGTCTCGATCGTCGCCGAGCACGGCGAGGTCGTGAAGAATGAGACCGGCTCGTTCCTGGTGCTGGAGACCGGCAATCTCCAGCGCTTCGAGGCGGGCAAGCGCGATCCCGCGCTGGTGGCGTTCGGCCGCTACGGCTTCGACATGTCGAAGTTCTCGGGCCAGGGCCGCGACGTCACCCTCGGCATCCGCGAGCGCTATCTCTGGGAGCTGTTCTCGCCGTCCGAGAACGACCCCGTCTACAAGCAGATTCCCGGCCAGTTCCGCTCGGCGCTGCATGACAGCCTGCTCGCGCCGATCTATCCCTTCGCCTTCGCCGTGCTGACCTTCGCCTTCCTCGGTGCGCCCCGCACCACCCGCCAGAGCCGCAATTTCTCGATCGGCGGTTCGGTCGTCGCGGTGTTCGGCCTGCGCATGGCCGGCTTTGCCTGCTCGGTGATGGCGGTGAAGTCATCGAGCCCGGTCCTGGTCCAGTACGCGATGGTCTTTGGCGCCATCGGCGTCGGGCTGTGGATGATCATCGGCGGCGTCGTGGTCGAGCCGCCCCCTGGCCTCATGGAAGCCATCAACAGGTCGAACGCGCGCATCGCGCGGCTGTTCGGACGGCCGGCCACCGCATGA
- a CDS encoding leucyl aminopeptidase, whose product MSDAIKVGFVPLSAAARGILVVFCDDSLKVGPATAKALGGAVELVKRAAAAAAFKGKTGAALDILAPEGVKATRLLVIGAGKAAGLKANDFLKFGGVAAGKLAAGAAAMTVMAELPSGAMTSEQAVAIASGLRLRAYKFDRYKTKKKDGEEGGSRADISLAVGDATAAKKAFASAGHVVDGVIIARDLVNEPPNVLFPEEFARRASQLRKLGVKVEVLDVKAMQKLGMGALLGVGQGSARPSRTVIMRWDGGKKGEAPVSFVGKGVCFDTGGISIKPAGSMEDMKGDMGGAACVVGLMHALAARKAKANVVGAIGLVENMPDGNAQRPGDIVTSMSGQTIEIINTDAEGRLVLADVLWYVAKKVKPKFMVDLATLTGAIVVALGTEHAGMFSNNDELAERLLAAGTETGDKVWRMPLGPEYDKLIDSQFADMKNTGGRHGGSITAAQFLQRFVDGTPWAHLDIAGTAMGAPKTDINQSWASGYGVRLLDRLVVDHYERK is encoded by the coding sequence ATGTCCGATGCCATCAAGGTCGGCTTCGTCCCATTGTCTGCTGCCGCCCGTGGCATCCTGGTCGTGTTCTGCGACGACAGTCTGAAGGTCGGTCCGGCGACGGCCAAGGCGCTGGGCGGCGCTGTCGAACTCGTGAAGCGCGCGGCCGCCGCTGCCGCCTTTAAGGGCAAGACCGGGGCTGCGCTCGACATCCTGGCGCCGGAAGGGGTGAAGGCCACCCGTCTGCTCGTGATCGGCGCCGGCAAGGCGGCCGGCCTGAAGGCGAACGATTTCCTCAAATTCGGCGGGGTGGCGGCGGGCAAGCTTGCCGCGGGGGCGGCCGCCATGACCGTCATGGCGGAACTGCCGAGCGGTGCCATGACGAGCGAGCAGGCGGTTGCGATCGCCTCGGGCCTGCGCCTGCGCGCCTATAAGTTCGACCGCTACAAGACCAAGAAGAAGGACGGCGAGGAGGGCGGCTCGCGCGCCGACATCTCGCTTGCGGTCGGCGATGCCACTGCTGCGAAGAAGGCCTTTGCCTCGGCCGGCCACGTCGTCGACGGCGTGATCATCGCGCGCGACCTCGTCAACGAGCCGCCGAACGTGCTCTTCCCCGAGGAATTCGCGCGCCGCGCCAGTCAGCTCCGCAAGCTCGGCGTCAAGGTCGAGGTGCTCGACGTCAAGGCGATGCAGAAGCTCGGCATGGGCGCGCTGCTCGGCGTCGGCCAGGGCTCGGCGCGGCCGAGCCGCACCGTGATCATGCGCTGGGACGGCGGCAAGAAGGGTGAGGCGCCGGTGAGCTTCGTCGGCAAGGGCGTCTGCTTCGACACCGGCGGCATTTCGATCAAGCCGGCCGGCAGCATGGAGGACATGAAGGGCGACATGGGGGGCGCGGCCTGCGTCGTCGGCCTGATGCACGCGCTTGCCGCGCGCAAGGCCAAGGCCAACGTGGTCGGCGCCATCGGTCTCGTCGAGAACATGCCCGACGGCAATGCGCAGCGGCCGGGCGACATCGTCACCTCGATGTCGGGCCAGACCATCGAGATCATCAACACCGACGCGGAGGGCCGCCTCGTTCTGGCCGACGTGCTCTGGTACGTCGCCAAGAAGGTGAAGCCGAAATTCATGGTGGATCTGGCGACGCTGACCGGCGCGATCGTGGTCGCGCTCGGCACCGAGCATGCCGGCATGTTCTCCAACAATGACGAACTCGCCGAACGCCTGCTGGCGGCCGGCACCGAGACCGGGGACAAGGTCTGGCGCATGCCGCTCGGTCCCGAATACGACAAGCTGATCGATTCCCAGTTCGCCGACATGAAGAACACCGGCGGCCGCCATGGCGGCTCGATCACCGCGGCGCAGTTCCTGCAGCGCTTCGTCGACGGCACGCCCTGGGCCCATCTCGACATCGCCGGTACCGCCATGGGCGCGCCGAAGACCGACATCAACCAAAGCTGGGCAAGCGGCTATGGCGTCCGCCTGCTCGACCGCCTGGTCGTAGACCATTACGAACGCAAATGA
- the rsmA gene encoding 16S rRNA (adenine(1518)-N(6)/adenine(1519)-N(6))-dimethyltransferase RsmA, with product MSAIDDLPPLREVIRQHALSARKSLGQNFLLDLNLTARIARAAAPLEDSTIVEIGPGPGGLTRALLALGARRVIAIEHDERAIPALQDISARYPGRLEIVHGDAMTFDPRPLLDGERAKIVANLPYNIATQLLIGWLTTEPWPPWYDMMVLMFQREVGERIVAREDEEAYGRLGVLANWRCETRILFDIAPSAFVPPPKVTSSVVRLVPRAEPLACDRKLLEQVAAAAFGQRRKMLRQSLKSLGVDPARLAAAAGVDATRRAETIPISGFVAMARELADIRAET from the coding sequence ATGAGCGCGATCGACGACCTCCCGCCGCTTCGCGAGGTCATTCGCCAGCACGCGCTGTCGGCGCGCAAATCGCTTGGCCAGAATTTCCTGCTCGACCTCAATCTCACCGCCCGCATCGCGCGCGCAGCAGCCCCGCTCGAAGACTCCACGATCGTCGAGATCGGCCCCGGACCGGGCGGGCTGACACGTGCGCTGCTCGCGCTCGGCGCGCGGCGCGTCATCGCCATCGAGCATGACGAGCGCGCAATCCCGGCCTTGCAGGATATTTCCGCGCGCTACCCTGGCAGGCTCGAAATCGTGCATGGCGATGCCATGACCTTCGATCCCCGTCCGCTGCTCGATGGCGAACGCGCGAAGATCGTCGCCAACCTGCCCTACAACATCGCGACCCAGCTCCTGATCGGCTGGCTCACCACCGAGCCCTGGCCGCCCTGGTACGACATGATGGTGTTGATGTTTCAGCGCGAGGTCGGCGAGCGCATCGTCGCGCGCGAGGACGAGGAGGCCTATGGCCGGCTCGGCGTGCTCGCCAATTGGCGCTGTGAGACCAGGATCCTGTTCGACATTGCACCGTCCGCCTTCGTGCCGCCGCCGAAGGTCACGTCCTCGGTCGTGCGCCTGGTGCCGCGCGCTGAGCCGCTTGCCTGCGATCGCAAGCTGCTCGAGCAGGTCGCGGCCGCCGCCTTCGGCCAGCGCCGCAAGATGCTGCGCCAGAGCCTGAAATCGCTCGGCGTCGATCCGGCGCGGCTCGCCGCTGCCGCCGGTGTCGATGCGACGCGGCGCGCCGAGACCATTCCCATTTCCGGCTTTGTTGCCATGGCCCGTGAATTGGCGGATATACGAGCCGAAACGTGA
- a CDS encoding DNA polymerase III subunit chi codes for MTEVLFYHLQNMTVENVLPPLLEKSLERGWRVVVQSTSEERADALDAHLWTYRDDSFLPHATWRVNDAADQPVVLAIEEGNPNGAHVRFLVDNAALPQDAQGYARMVMLFNGDDPDALALARSAWTDCKARGFDVTYWQADERGRWQRRN; via the coding sequence ATGACTGAAGTCCTGTTCTATCATCTGCAAAACATGACGGTGGAGAACGTGTTGCCGCCGCTTCTCGAGAAATCGCTCGAGCGCGGCTGGCGCGTCGTGGTGCAGTCGACCTCGGAAGAGCGCGCCGACGCGCTCGATGCGCACCTGTGGACCTATCGCGACGATTCATTCCTGCCGCATGCGACATGGCGCGTGAACGATGCTGCCGATCAGCCGGTCGTGCTGGCAATCGAGGAGGGCAATCCCAACGGCGCCCATGTCCGATTCCTGGTCGACAACGCCGCCCTGCCGCAGGACGCGCAGGGCTATGCGCGCATGGTGATGCTGTTCAACGGCGACGATCCGGATGCCCTCGCGCTCGCCCGCAGCGCGTGGACGGATTGCAAGGCGCGGGGATTTGATGTCACCTATTGGCAGGCCGACGAGCGGGGCCGATGGCAGCGTCGGAATTAG
- the lptG gene encoding LPS export ABC transporter permease LptG has translation MSMLTNTLGRYFAGRFVVAALGVFLGIFLLLVLVDYIEMVRKTSGLASASALMVAETSLFRVPQLLEKLTPFCMLIGAMTCYLALSRRLELVVARAAGISAWQFISPALGSALLIGVIATIAYNPMSANLRELSKRMEAELFGSAPGGGIQDASGFWLNQLTSDGQTIINAARSEQQGVRLTGLTLFRFDTDSHFKERVEAREATLEAGHWLFKSVRRFSLDSPPIDQATLEIPTTLTEAQVRNSFSTPETVSFWQLPSYIRSSESSGFATAGYRLQYQKLLAQPFLLAAMVMLAASVSLRFFRMGGVQKMVLSGVGAGFLLYVLSKVTEDLSKAELMHPIAAAWLPAVVGGLTGFLALLYQEDG, from the coding sequence ATGAGCATGCTCACCAACACGCTCGGACGCTATTTCGCCGGCCGCTTCGTGGTCGCGGCGCTCGGCGTGTTCCTGGGCATTTTCCTGCTGCTGGTGCTGGTCGACTACATCGAGATGGTGCGCAAGACCTCGGGGCTGGCGTCCGCCTCGGCGCTGATGGTGGCCGAGACCTCGCTGTTCCGGGTGCCGCAGCTGCTGGAGAAACTGACGCCGTTCTGCATGCTGATCGGCGCCATGACCTGCTATCTCGCCCTCTCCCGCCGACTCGAGCTCGTGGTTGCGCGCGCCGCCGGCATCTCCGCATGGCAGTTCATTTCGCCGGCGCTCGGCAGCGCGCTCCTGATCGGGGTGATCGCGACGATCGCCTACAATCCGATGTCGGCGAATCTGCGCGAGCTCTCCAAGCGCATGGAAGCCGAGCTGTTCGGCTCGGCACCCGGCGGCGGCATCCAGGACGCCTCCGGCTTCTGGCTCAATCAGCTGACCAGCGACGGCCAGACCATCATCAACGCCGCGCGCAGCGAGCAGCAGGGCGTCCGACTCACCGGCCTGACGCTGTTCCGCTTTGACACAGACAGCCATTTCAAGGAGCGGGTCGAGGCGCGCGAGGCGACATTGGAGGCGGGCCATTGGCTGTTCAAGTCCGTTCGCCGCTTCTCGCTGGACTCTCCGCCGATCGACCAGGCCACTCTGGAGATTCCGACGACGCTGACCGAGGCGCAGGTCCGCAACAGTTTTTCCACCCCCGAGACTGTGTCCTTTTGGCAACTACCGAGCTACATCCGCTCCTCCGAAAGCTCGGGCTTCGCGACAGCCGGATACCGACTCCAGTATCAGAAGCTCTTGGCACAGCCGTTTTTGCTGGCCGCCATGGTGATGCTCGCGGCCTCGGTGTCGTTGCGCTTCTTCCGGATGGGCGGCGTGCAAAAGATGGTTTTGAGTGGCGTGGGCGCAGGCTTTCTGCTCTACGTTCTGTCGAAAGTGACTGAAGACTTGAGCAAGGCTGAGTTGATGCATCCGATCGCTGCGGCGTGGTTGCCCGCGGTGGTGGGCGGCCTCACCGGCTTTTTGGCCTTGTTGTACCAGGAGGACGGTTAG
- a CDS encoding peptidylprolyl isomerase: MTTSLPIFRLLIIALAAGLILTGLPSPSRAQNIVVMVNGDPITDYDIEQRSKLDQLTTQKTPPRQEVINELIDDKVKMKEGRKYGVDPGISDVNQSYEGMAQRMRISPEQLTKSLETKGVRPETLKSRMKAEMVWTSLVRGRFKEKLLVGERDVAQAVQAQTGDKLQIEGTEYKMQPIVLIVPRGSSAAFLETRKKEAETYRTRVASCEEANSLFRSTPNATIRGTITKTTAELPEPLRKVLDDTPIGHLTAPEMTKNGIEMVALCSRKPTMIDTPKKREVREKMYQEKYEKTQKAYLDELRKAAMIEYRNR; this comes from the coding sequence ATGACGACCTCATTGCCTATCTTCCGCCTCCTCATCATCGCCCTCGCTGCCGGACTGATCCTGACCGGACTGCCATCGCCGTCGCGCGCGCAGAACATCGTCGTCATGGTCAACGGCGACCCGATCACCGATTACGACATCGAGCAGCGCTCCAAGCTCGACCAGCTGACGACGCAGAAGACGCCGCCGCGGCAGGAGGTCATCAACGAGCTGATCGACGACAAGGTGAAGATGAAGGAGGGCAGGAAGTACGGCGTCGATCCCGGTATCTCCGACGTCAACCAATCCTACGAGGGCATGGCGCAGCGCATGCGCATCTCGCCGGAGCAGCTCACCAAGTCGCTCGAAACCAAGGGTGTCCGCCCCGAAACGCTGAAGAGCCGCATGAAGGCCGAGATGGTCTGGACCAGCCTCGTGCGCGGCCGCTTCAAGGAGAAGCTGCTCGTCGGCGAGCGCGACGTCGCCCAGGCCGTGCAGGCCCAGACCGGCGACAAGCTCCAGATCGAAGGCACCGAATACAAGATGCAGCCGATCGTGCTGATCGTGCCGCGCGGCTCCTCCGCGGCGTTCCTGGAGACGCGCAAGAAGGAAGCGGAGACCTACCGCACGCGGGTCGCAAGCTGCGAGGAAGCCAACTCGCTGTTCCGCTCGACGCCGAACGCCACGATCCGCGGTACGATCACCAAGACCACCGCGGAATTGCCCGAGCCGCTGCGCAAGGTGCTCGACGATACCCCGATCGGCCATTTGACCGCGCCCGAGATGACCAAGAACGGCATCGAGATGGTGGCGCTGTGCTCGCGCAAGCCGACCATGATCGACACGCCGAAGAAGCGCGAGGTCCGCGAGAAGATGTATCAGGAGAAGTACGAGAAGACCCAGAAGGCCTATCTCGACGAGCTCCGCAAGGCGGCGATGATCGAATATCGCAACCGCTGA
- a CDS encoding LPS-assembly protein LptD, giving the protein MTAVRRGPVSGLTRRIVMRANGFGLALRRLVMAGAAVASLGALIDVAAVAPASAQSFTYNPLPPRPKPPKVANDNQMLVQATEVDYDYNNSRVSAVGNVQLFYNGTSVEADKVIYDQKTKRLHAEGNIRMTDADGKITYAEILDLSDDYRDGFVDSLRVDTADQTRMAASRSDRSDGNYTVFENGVYTACAPCKDDPKKPPLWQVKGARIIHDQQEKMLYFETASLEFFGVPIAYMPYFSTPDPTVKRKSGFLMPGYFPGTTNTGFGAEVPYYWAIAPDMDATITPRFMSRQGVLLQGEFRQRLIDGAYQIRAYGINQLDPGAFSGQPGDKQFRGAVDTKGQFALNDKWVWGWDGVLMSDYYFFSDYRLYQYRDPLGSFLLLPTEALSQLYLTGVGNRSFFDARTMYWLSYSGNQSQVPIVYPVIDYSNVLNYPVFGGEFSYKTNFVNLSRDEAVFDPITTVANTSSLCTTASADPLARTPSQCLLRGFPGTYTRLTAEAQWRKSFTDPLGQIWTPFASLRADAINSSVSNQPGVSNYLPVGDTQAFRLMPTVGLEYRYPFINIQPWGSTTVEPIAQIIIRPNETYAGKLPNEDAQSMVFDASNLFSVDKFSGYDRVEGGGRANVGVQSTTQFDKGGAVKVLFGQSYQLFGMNSFAVQDSINTGLDSGLDKPRSDYVASASYSPNSTYTFSVRSRMDEQTWNVQRFEAEGRANFNRWAVSVLYGNYAPQPELGYLTRREGILTSGSLKIATNWVVSGSARWDLEANKINQYVLGAGYVDDCFVLAANYVTSYSYAAGTAPPVLSHAFMFQIGLRTLATSSTSSNSAGLQ; this is encoded by the coding sequence GTGACTGCCGTCCGTCGAGGACCCGTGTCTGGTTTGACGCGCCGCATCGTGATGCGCGCGAACGGGTTCGGCTTGGCTCTTCGCAGGCTCGTGATGGCTGGCGCTGCCGTGGCATCGCTCGGCGCGCTGATCGATGTTGCCGCCGTGGCCCCCGCCTCGGCCCAGAGCTTCACCTACAATCCGCTGCCGCCGCGCCCGAAGCCGCCGAAGGTCGCCAACGACAACCAGATGCTGGTTCAGGCGACCGAGGTCGACTACGACTACAACAATTCGCGCGTTTCCGCGGTCGGTAACGTCCAGCTGTTCTACAACGGCACCAGCGTCGAGGCCGACAAGGTCATCTACGACCAGAAGACCAAGCGGCTGCATGCCGAAGGCAACATCCGCATGACGGATGCCGACGGCAAGATCACCTATGCCGAGATCCTGGATCTCTCCGACGATTACCGCGACGGTTTCGTCGATTCGCTGCGTGTGGATACCGCCGACCAGACCCGCATGGCCGCGAGCCGCTCCGACCGCTCCGACGGCAATTACACGGTGTTCGAGAACGGCGTCTACACGGCCTGCGCGCCGTGTAAGGACGATCCGAAGAAGCCGCCGCTGTGGCAGGTCAAGGGTGCGCGCATCATCCACGACCAGCAGGAGAAGATGCTGTATTTCGAAACAGCGTCGCTCGAATTCTTCGGCGTGCCGATCGCCTACATGCCCTATTTTTCGACGCCCGACCCGACCGTGAAGCGCAAGAGCGGCTTCCTGATGCCCGGCTATTTCCCGGGCACGACGAACACGGGATTCGGCGCCGAGGTTCCGTATTATTGGGCGATCGCGCCCGACATGGACGCAACCATCACCCCCCGCTTCATGTCGCGGCAGGGCGTGCTGCTGCAGGGCGAATTCCGTCAGCGCCTGATCGACGGCGCCTACCAGATCCGAGCCTATGGCATCAACCAGCTCGATCCCGGCGCGTTTTCCGGCCAGCCCGGCGACAAGCAGTTCCGCGGCGCCGTCGACACCAAGGGTCAGTTCGCGCTGAACGACAAATGGGTCTGGGGTTGGGACGGCGTCCTGATGTCCGACTACTATTTCTTCTCGGACTACCGGCTCTACCAGTACCGCGATCCGCTCGGCTCGTTCCTGCTGCTGCCGACGGAAGCGCTGTCGCAGCTCTATCTGACCGGCGTCGGCAACCGCAGCTTCTTCGACGCGCGCACGATGTACTGGCTGAGCTATTCGGGCAACCAGAGCCAGGTGCCGATCGTCTATCCGGTGATCGACTATTCCAACGTGCTCAACTATCCGGTGTTCGGCGGCGAGTTCAGCTACAAGACCAATTTCGTGAACCTGTCGCGCGACGAGGCGGTGTTCGACCCGATCACCACGGTCGCCAACACCAGCAGCCTGTGCACGACGGCGTCGGCCGATCCGCTGGCCCGCACGCCGTCGCAGTGCCTGCTGCGCGGCTTCCCCGGCACCTATACCCGCCTCACCGCCGAGGCGCAGTGGCGCAAATCCTTCACCGATCCGCTCGGCCAGATCTGGACGCCGTTCGCCAGCCTGCGCGCCGACGCGATCAACTCCTCGGTCTCGAACCAGCCGGGCGTGTCGAACTATCTTCCCGTCGGCGACACCCAGGCGTTCCGCCTGATGCCGACCGTGGGCCTGGAATACCGCTATCCCTTCATCAACATTCAACCCTGGGGTTCGACCACCGTCGAGCCGATCGCGCAGATCATCATCCGGCCGAACGAGACCTATGCCGGCAAGCTCCCGAACGAGGACGCCCAGAGCATGGTGTTCGACGCCTCGAACCTGTTCAGCGTCGACAAGTTCTCCGGCTATGACCGCGTCGAGGGCGGTGGCCGCGCCAATGTCGGCGTGCAGTCCACCACGCAGTTCGACAAGGGCGGCGCCGTCAAGGTGCTGTTCGGCCAGTCCTACCAGCTGTTCGGCATGAACTCCTTCGCGGTCCAGGACTCCATCAATACCGGCCTCGATTCCGGCCTGGACAAGCCGCGCTCCGATTACGTCGCGAGCGCCAGCTATTCGCCCAACAGCACCTACACGTTCAGCGTCCGCTCCCGCATGGACGAGCAGACCTGGAACGTGCAGCGCTTCGAGGCGGAAGGCCGCGCTAACTTCAACCGCTGGGCGGTCAGCGTGCTGTACGGCAATTACGCGCCGCAGCCGGAACTCGGCTATCTGACCCGCCGCGAGGGCATCCTGACCTCGGGCTCGCTGAAGATCGCGACCAACTGGGTGGTGTCGGGCTCGGCGCGGTGGGACCTCGAGGCCAACAAGATCAACCAGTATGTGCTCGGTGCCGGCTATGTCGACGATTGCTTCGTGCTGGCGGCGAACTACGTAACTTCGTATAGCTATGCGGCGGGCACCGCGCCGCCCGTGCTGAGCCATGCGTTCATGTTCCAGATCGGCCTGCGCACGCTGGCGACCTCGTCGACGAGCAGCAATTCCGCCGGCCTCCAGTGA